One Plasmodium cynomolgi strain B DNA, chromosome 2, whole genome shotgun sequence genomic window carries:
- a CDS encoding transporter (putative), with translation MEESSKKKKTNGVVKNFLRKGIDIRKFSTRKKYALLMLFCVYIITCVGIFFNWISLSDFFYHGNVYINDCESVRSGGRKDWEGKSYSCKEQDKRVQALYPIILCSNFIMSAISGVFFDYFGPKITALIGHTFNIISWILIGLQNEGKNNTIIWGAIFLGLSCDSSYIPILSLIYLFEENHTMYTVILGCCASLSFSMPIFLDMFTSPNDAQSFQLICLLYCAIILVPFFFVLLIFLPLKHISEYEHELEGEKNTLRELMIERALTSSSFSLYSTNGCVLRRVVTHTSSNFTLREGDSKDLYSQKEGSSLIMDGGYAHSSSVRGGIPTVGESIKRGISNQNEVIHLDEKLNRDVDYKSACKMIPPQCKETGANFFSIRYLSICYYFTIYNLSLVNYNECAKLFFADYSDVQEVLKIFGPLSVISCAAFGFLIRKFHILVIILSLLMSSLFMNLFAVMRSKLFAYLSTLFYLIVTGCYTTQLYCYIQIMFPKRHFGKIAGTTSMISGLLSLLNIPIYNYFIVDYSKSDPKPFAYVEGHSGGCFSVSVAVSVSVAVSVSIAVRVIVAVRVIIAVSVSIAVSVIIAVSVSIAVSVSSVVSVSSVLKNWSDRLFLWRV, from the exons atggaggaatcaagcaagaagaaaaaaacaaatggggtGGTGAAAAACTTCCTCAGGAAAGGCATAGACATTAGAAAATTTTCGACTAGGAAAAAGTATGCTCTGTTGATGTTGTTCTGTGTGTACATAATAACCTGCGTGGGGATATTCTTTAATTGGATTTCTTTGTCcgactttttttatcacggaaatgtgtacataaacgATTGCGAAAGTGTGCGCTCGGGAGGGAGAAAAGACTGGGAGGGTAAATCATACAGTTGTAAAGAACAGGACAAGAGAGTGCAAGCCTTATACCCAATTATCCTGTGCTCAAATTTTATCATGTCAGCCATATCGGGTGTattttttgattattttgGACCTAAAATTACTGCGTTAATTGGGCATACCTTTAACATAATTTCGTGGATTTTAATTGGGttacaaaatgaaggcaaAAATAACACCATCATTTGGGGGGCAATATTTTTGGGGCTCTCTTGCGACTCCTCCTACATACCAATTCTCAGTTTAATTTACTTATTCGAAGAAAACCATACCATGTATACTGTCATTTTGGGATGCTGTGCTTCTTTAAGCTTTAGCATGCCCATATTTTTGGACATGTTCACTTCGCCAAATGATGCCCAGTCGTTTCAGTTAATTTGCTTACTATACTGCGCGATCATTttggttccctttttctttgtccttttgatttttttgcccctcaaGCATATCAGCG AATACGAACATGAGctggaaggagaaaagaacaCCCTACGCGAGTTGATGATCGAAAGGGCCCTTACCTCGTCGTCCTTTAGCTTATACTCCACAAATGGGTGCGTACTGAGGAGAGTTGTTACACATACGTCAAGCAATTTTACCCTCAGAGAGGGGGACTCCAAAGACTTGTATTCACAAAAGGAGGGTTCTTCTCTCATTATGGATGGAGGTTATGCACACAGTTCCTCCGTCCGAGGGGGCATTCCAACTGTGGGGGAGTCCATAAAGAGGGGTATATCTAACCAGAATGAAGTCATCCATTTGGATGAGAAGCTTAACAGAGACGTAGACTACAAAAGTGCATGTAAAATGATACCCCCTCAGTGTAAAGAAACAGGAGCAAACTTTTTCTCCATCAGATACCTCAGCATCTGCTACTATTTTACTATATACAATTTATCGCTAGTTAATTACAACGAGTGtgcgaaattattttttgctgaTTATTCAGATGTGCAGGAGGTTCTAAAGATATTCGGACCACTATCAGTGATCTCCTGTGCAGCCTTCGGTTTCCTTATTCGCAAGTTTCACATCCTCGTGATTATACTCTCCCTTCTCATGAGTAGTCTGTTCATGAATCTTTTTGCCGTGATGAGAAGCAAATTATTTGCCTACTTGAGTACGCTGTTCTACCTGATAGTCACAGGATGCTACACGACACAACTATACTGCTACATACAGATCATGTTTCCAAAACGTCACTTTGGGAAAATCGCAGGCACTACCAGCATGATCAGTGGGCTGTTGTCTCTACTGAATATCCCTATTTACAATTACTTCATCGTGGATTACAGTAAGAGTGACCCCAAGCCGTTTGCCTACGTT GAGGGCCACTCGGGGGGCTGCTTCAGCGTTAGTGTAGCGGTGAGCGTTAGCGTAGCGGTGAGCGTGAGTATAGCGGTGAGAGTGATCGTAGCGGTGAGAGTGATCATAGCGGTGAGCGTGAGTATAGCGGTGAGCGTGATCATAGCGGTGAGCGTGAGTATAGCGGTGAGCGTGAGTAGCGTGGTGAGCGTGAGTAGCGTG TTGAAGAATTGGAGTGACCGCCTCTTTTTGTGGAGGGTGTAA
- a CDS encoding hypothetical protein (putative): KNKKWDATKGKATDLKKSNVINLINGVKQIEESNTTPVVDLLVGLIQQVRYDEGSITRMKEKHNIGFIWAMAKIINLMQKKKLMSEQVVLNWKALFIYFAHMYMRRAIHLGGGQSNDVDVRQYVSSVLSLQMGEADLAKISTSAFCNAREFAKCLFEWGRRGHGGGHHPVGEYHSVGADHSVGAHHSLGAHHSLGAHHPVGAHHSVGDRPRVVRESTSPNDLFRIFSSSSISEMVSSVQRYILQRIERHPLDIKTILNFLEMASRNWHGKFKDEIVEVLLRKLETPPNQIHNFTIFKLCRFLNLTVNYGLQKGRMEEAHLPVIIDLLLRGQAYLPNGQSHRFGLPPQGGGPQGGGAYEGGSYEGGPQGGSAYEGGSYEGGTYEGGAYEGGTYEGGAYEGGARERRDNLLAANTLANKERPSRCSTWLIDANERDLSSLVRDFSRLAVRNNQLYRLLVECFLLKLGCGRIGGVADQLGPGRGAEWKGDLSCAQCGGNYELNREFGREREREFESDRDREFERDRDREHDRHSGDPPKSESKLKQVSISLSMGENPNEDPPRSYTTKAEKKKKGIQHTATSMDIATTQEMRNWVDILVGLANANYYYDPFVQCFIQRMVIKRRNLFFTVENIPNVVISLRSLLSLGYDQMDTLSHFFDFLILNFRHVQMKQLIMIFYATYCYIVQRYNLASVKYVGNGNMLFCVAGGGIGAKMGTEMGTQMGAQLGVAAGAGGDTGGPQFCARENPIIDVLPQSRPHILTSNDTHDPSPSEQLEAAKARLFQHLHKLEGAIFHRRNEIDSMQGLVNFFFALSSTINTLSVELYDFFYRSFWRILKGEVGADGKTAEGRSAEDTIKAQTVVQICLLHYKNNVVHKTLLSYLLPILETLPQVDIHSLYPITFVCCHFNIITTTFLKFALRVLLEEMAKGEPQQEAANGANWVYQANGDNCVGGRHHIGNDHYYAHFGEGSNRSSGYRVVTPPTVRHTAETHHLYSNDQQDTVNKVAKCAWSLLLSSAFLESSITTFTKMCILLRRTFASKLDWREEDYNMLNQMLVCLNMYYKKNKKIFHLKKGQLRIPTSFYIPYCVVKETVRRNKMPFQQKVHMSSFQYKLCEYLKKKKIMYKSEYFLKRGFLVDFLVLKKGEPHLVLEVDGIYHYNMSTDERNYEIEYNGIRLSKNGRTEFRNNVLRILYDLEFVCVPWFFFLQLRSFQRLEGLLSGRPSGFAPCYEGDSGTR, translated from the coding sequence aaaaacaaaaaatgggacgcAACAAAGGGAAAGGCAaccgatttaaaaaaaagcaacgtAATAAACCTCATCAATGGAGTCAAGCAGATTGAGGAATCAAACACCACCCCAGTGGTGGATCTGCTAGTTGGATTAATCCAACAGGTTCGATACGATGAGGGTAGTATCACCCgaatgaaggaaaaacacaACATAGGGTTCATTTGGGCCATGGCCAAAATTATTAATCttatgcaaaagaaaaaactgatGAGTGAACAGGTGGTTCTAAATTGGAAGGCTCTCTTTATCTACTTtgcgcacatgtatatgcgGCGTGCcattcatttgggggggggccAAAGCAATGACGTGGATGTGAGGCAGTATGTCTCCTCCGTCCTTTCGCTCCAGATGGGGGAAGCAGACTTGGCGAAAATTTCCACCTCAGCGTTCTGCAACGCGAGAGAGTTTGCCAAGTGTCTGTTCGAGTGGGGAAGGAGGGGGCACGGGGGGGGACACCACCCAGTAGGGGAATACCACTCAGTAGGGGCAGACCACTCAGTAGGGGCACACCACTCATTAGGGGCACACCACTCATTAGGGGCACACCACCCAGTAGGGGCACACCACTCAGTGGGGGACCGCCCCCGAGTGGTGAGGGAATCCACCTCCCCGAACGACCTCTTCCGAATTTTCAGCTCCTCCTCTATTAGCGAAATGGTTAGCTCTGTGCAGAGGTACATCCTGCAGAGAATTGAACGCCACCCGTTGGACATAAAGACTATCCTGAACTTCCTCGAAATGGCTAGCCGAAATTGGCATGGCAAATTCAAAGACGAGATAGTAGAAGTACTCCTGAGAAAGCTGGAGACCCCCCCAAATCAGATCCATAATTTTACCATCTTCAAATTATGCCGATTTTTAAATCTGACGGTGAACTACGGTCTTCAGAAGGGCAGAATGGAAGAGGCACACCTTCCGGTCATCATCGACTTGCTGCTGCGTGGGCAGGCTTATCTACCCAATGGACAGAGCCACCGTTTTGGCTTGCCCCCCCAGGGAGGTGGTCCCCAGGGAGGTGGTGCTTACGAAGGTGGTTCCTACGAAGGTGGTCCCCAGGGAGGTAGTGCCTACGAAGGTGGTTCCTACGAAGGTGGTACTTACGAAGGTGGTGCCTACGAAGGTGGTACTTACGAAGGTGGTGCCTACGAAGGTGGTGCCCGTGAACGAAGAGACAACCTCCTCGCTGCTAACACTTTGGCGAACAAGGAAAGGCCAAGCCGATGTAGTACGTGGCTCATTGACGCGAACGAACGAGACTTGTCCTCCCTCGTGAGGGACTTCTCCCGATTGGCAGTCCGGAATAATCAGCTGTACAGATTGCTCGTCGAGTGTTTTCTCCTCAAATTGGGTTGTGGGCGCATTGGAGGGGTGGCTGACCAATTGGGCCCAGGCAGGGGTGCCGAGTGGAAGGGCGATTTGAGCTGTGCACAGTGTGGCGGTAACTATGAGCTGAACCGTGAGTTTGGGCGTGAGCGTGAGCGTGAGTTTGAGAGTGACCGCGACCGTGAGTTTGAGCGTGACCGTGACCGCGAGCATGACCGCCACTCTGGAGACCCCCCCAAATCGGAGTCGAAATTAAAACAAGTTAGCATCTCGCTCAGCATGGGAGAAAATCCAAATGAGGATCCCCCCAGGAGTTACACAAccaaagcggaaaaaaagaagaagggtATCCAGCACACGGCTACAAGCATGGACATAGCAACCACTCAGGAGATGCGAAATTGGGTGGACATTTTGGTGGGACTAGCCAATGCCAACTACTACTACGATCCCTTTGTGCAGTGTTTTATTCAAAGGATGgttataaaaagaagaaacctTTTCTTCACTGTAGAAAACATACCCAATGTTGTTATTTCTTTGAGAAGCTTACTCTCCCTGGGGTACGACCAAATGGACACgttgtcccattttttcgatttcttAATCCTCAATTTTAGGCATGTGCAGATGAAACAACTGATAATGATTTTTTATGCAACGTATTGCTACATTGTGCAGAGGTACAACCTGGCGAGTGTGAAGTATGTCGGGAATGGAAACATGCTTTTCTGCGTGGCGGGAGGAGGCATCGGCGCGAAAATGGGCACAGAAATGGGTACACAAATGGGTGCGCAACTCGGTGTAGCGGCAGGTGCAGGGGGAGACACAGGTGGACCCCAATTTTGCGCGCGGGAGAACCCCATAATCGACGTGCTGCCCCAAAGCAGGCCACACATATTGACCAGCAACGATACGCATGACCCCTCTCCAAGTGAACAACTCGAAGCAGCCAAGGCACGCCTGTTCCAACACCTGCACAAATTGGAAGGAGCCATATTCCACAGAAGGAACGAAATCGATTCCATGCAGGGgttggttaattttttcttcgctctCTCCAGCACCATAAACACGTTATCGGTTGAACTGTACGACTTTTTTTACCGGTCATTTTGGCGCATACTAAAGGGGGAGGTTGGGGCGGACGGGAAAACTGCAGAAGGGCGAAGTGCAGAGGACACGATAAAGGCACAAACCGTTGTTCAGATTTGCCTGCTACACTACAAAAACAACGTGGTGCACAAGACCCTGCTGTCGTATTTGCTCCCCATTCTGGAGACCCTCCCGCAGGTGGATATTCACTCTCTGTACCCCATCACTTTTGTATGTTGCCACTTCAATATAATAACCACGACCTTCTTGAAATTTGCTTTGCGTGTTCTTCTGGAGGAGATGGCCAAGGGAGAACCTCAACAGGAAGCTGCCAATGGTGCTAATTGGGTTTATCAGGCTAATGGCGATAACTGTGTTGGTGGAAGGCACCACATCGGAAACGACCATTATTATGCCCACTTTGGGGAAGGGTCAAATAGGTCTAGCGGTTACCGGGTAGTAACCCCCCCCACTGTTAGACACACAGCAGAAACGCACCACCTGTACAGTAACGATCAACAGGACACAGTCAACAAAGTCGCAAAGTGCGCGTGGTCCCTACTTTTAAGTAGCGCCTTCCTGGAGAGCTCCATAACCACCTTTACCAAAATGTGCATCTTGCTAAGGAGAACATTTGCCAGCAAATTGGATTGGAGAGAGGAGGACTACAACATGCTGAATCAAATGTTAGTGTGTTTAAATATGTAttacaagaaaaacaaaaaaatttttcatttaaagaAAGGACAGCTTCGCATCCCCACGTCTTTTTATATACCCTATTGTGTAGTTAAAGAAACGGTGAGAAGGAATAAAATGCCTTTCCAACAGAAAGTACACATGTCCAGCTTTCAGTACAAACTTTGTGaatatttgaagaagaaaaaaattatgtacaagTCAGAATATTTCTTGAAGCGCGGTTTCCTGGTCGATTTTTTGGTcctgaaaaaaggagagccaCATCTTGTGCTGGAGGTGGACGGGATTTACCACTACAACATGTCAACCGATGAGAGGAACTACGAGATTGAATATAACGGCATACGCTTGTCCAAAAATGGAAGGACAGAGTTTCGCAATAACGTGCTGCGAATACTGTACGACTTGGAGTTTGTGTGCGTCCCCTGGTTTTTCTTTCTGCAGCTCAGGTCGTTCCAGCGCCTGGAGGGATTGCTGTCTGGGAGGCCATCGGGTTTCGCGCCGTGTTACGAGGGAGATAGCGGAACGCGCTGA
- a CDS encoding hypothetical protein (putative): MEFCEVDLDEFCYKQFDRTKKSCSYIPYDKNEFLDKVNELIRQKRIKVVPGYAGFCKHIFVENFTEATVETIEINNKNRDLIKTDYISRRDNELPVLIRWISKKDVKDILKAKYLDLILYSREQIEKENKETKTVPNRKSNCLYSIICIKPQNVDYELPMTPITMLRNTLISEGGSGINLNRDKYLESVKGCSLRGGSALRALLAPALVDEAHQIFGQLPLGDVLLYRFKEAQRVPEGFLRKHINELLSQFLRSGSSGGQSDFPNISQSGKIKIVNTVHQHSRGLP; this comes from the exons ATGGAGTTCTGTGAGGTAGATCTAGATGAGTTCTGCTACAAGCAATTTGATAGGACAAAGAAATCTTGTTCGTATATAccttatgataaaaatgagttCCTCGATAAGGTGAATGAACTGATAcgacaaaaaaggattaaGGTTGTACCAGGGTATGCTGGTTTTtgtaagcatatttttgttgaaaattttacagAAGCGACTGTGGAGACAATAGAgattaacaataaaaatagggACCTCATAAAAACAGATTACATTTCCAGGAGGGACAATGAACTGCCTGTATTGATCAGGTGGATCTCAAAGAAGGACGTGAAGGACATCCTGAAGGCCAAGTACCTCGACCTCATTTTGTACTCCAGGGAACAGATCGAAAAGGAGAATAAAGAAACGAAAACAGTCCCTAATAGGAAGTCCAACTGTCTCTACTCCATCATCTGCATTAAGCCACAAAATGTGGACTATGAGTTACCCATGACTCCCATCACCATGCTGCGCAACACTCTCATCAGCGAGGGTGGCAGCGGCATCAACTTGAACCGCGACAAGTACCTCGAGTCGGTCAA AGGCTGCTCATTGCGGGGTGGCAGCG CCCTGCGTGCCCTGCTCGCGCCTGCGCTCGTCGATGAGGCCCATCAAATTTTTGGGCAGCTTCCACTTGGGGACGTTCTCCTGTACAGGTTCAAAGAAGCGCAACGTGTACCCGAAGGGTTCCTTCGTAAGCACATCAACGAACTTTTGAGTCAGTTCCTCAGGAGTGGAAGCAGCGGAGGTCAAAGCGATTTTCCTAACATCTCGCAGAGtggaaaaatcaaaatcGTCAACACTGTTCACCAACACAGCAGGGGTCTTCCGTAG
- a CDS encoding 4-hydroxy-3-methylbut-2-enyl diphosphate reductase (putative) translates to MAGAARVTHRPRERYLPLILLLIALLILTATQSKRVEHALRRGHLRVSDFPSGKRPLAVVQTVDHWSVRLKGKQKGGANPRGKFYPKFSFLNGAVRRPHEWRLQQEGGHCGSGACGGCGCPKTAQSGGTPKEGEKVLYLVSPRGFCKGVSRAIDTVEECLSMFNPPIYVKHKIVHNDIVCKQLEEKGAIFIEDLNENLQKKKLIEIDATCPLVNKVHVYVKMKAKEGYKIILIGYKDHVEVVGTFNEAPDSTYIVENVNQIEELPLSEKDKLFYVTQTTLSMDDCSLIVKRLKEKFPHIETIPSGSICYATTNRQMALNQICQECDITIVVGSQSSSNAKKLVYSSQLRKTPAVLVNSVDDFDFSTLRDVRKIALTSAASTPEELTQKFVDVLTKEPFGYTLRFFEPVQENVPKWKLPKNLMGLIDERRREQGTQG, encoded by the exons ATGGCCGGAGCGGCGCGCGTCACTCACCGCCCCCGTGAGAGGTACCTGCCGCTCATCCTGCTGCTAATCGCGCTTCTCATCCTCACGGCGACACAGTCCAAGCGAGTGGAGCATGCCCTACGGAGGGGTCATCTCCGAGTATCTGATTTCCCCTCAGGGAAGAGGCCCCTCGCAGTTGTGCAGACTGTAGATCATTGGAGTGTTCGTttgaaggggaagcaaaaggggggagcgaATCCGAGGGGGAAATTTTACCCAAAGTTCTCCTTTCTGAACGGTGCAGTAAGACGTCCCCACGAGTGGAGGCTGCAGCAGGAAGGGGGCCACTGCGGCTCCGGCGCATGCGGAGGATGCGGCTGTCCGAAGACAGCGCAGAGCGGAGGTACGCCcaaagagggggagaaagTACTTTACCTTGTCAGTCCTAGAGGCTTCTGCAAAGGAGTCAGTAGAGCTATCGATACAGTGGAAGAATGCCTAAGTATGTTCAATCCACCAATCTATGTCAAACATAAAATCGTTCACAACGATATTGTATGCAAACAGTTGGAAGAAAAGGGAGCAATATTTATCGAAGACTTGAATGAG aacttgcaaaaaaaaaaactgatcGAAATTGATGCGACATGTCCTCTAGTCAACAAAGTACACGTGTACGTTAAGATGAAGGCAAAGGAAGGATACAAAATTATCCTTATTGGTTACAAGGACCACGTGGAGGTAGTAGGTACCTTTAATGAAGCACCCGACTCTACTTACATAGTGGAAAATGTAAACCAAATCGAAGAGTTGCCACTCTCGGAGAAGGACAAACTGTTTTATGTCACTCAGACAACGTTGAGTATGGATGACTGCTCCTTAATTGTAAAGAGACTAAAGGAGAAGTTCCCACACATTGAAACCATTCCGAGTGGATCCATATGTTATGCCACTACGAATAGACAGATGGCACTGAATCAGATCTGTCAGGAATGCGATATAACGATTGTTGTTGGAAGTCAGTCTTCATCGAATGCCAAAAAATTGGTGTATTCATCACAGCTACGGAAGACCCCTGCTGTGTTGGTGAACAGTGTTGACgattttgatttttccaCTCTGCGAGATGTTAGGAAAATCGCTTTGACCTCCGCTGCTTCCACTCCTGAGGAACTGACTCAAAAGTTCGTTGATGTGCTTACGAAGGAACCCTTCGGGTACACGTTGCGCTTCTTTGAACCTGTACAGGAGAACGTCCCCAAGTGGAAGCTGCCCAAAAATTTGATGGGCCTCATCGACGAGCGCAGGCGCGAGCAGGGCACGCAGGGCTGA